The Acidobacteriota bacterium genome includes a region encoding these proteins:
- a CDS encoding cbb3-type cytochrome c oxidase subunit I: MTAVSRLVLANLWVAIAAFGLGAMMAVMQAVSRAGVQVPFGSARMYYLSVTAHGVLEALVFTTFFIMAIGYIVAETTLGRVAGQAWAWAGFWVALVGTLITTLAILSGTSTVLYTFYPPLLAHPAFYVGATLLVVGSWIWCGVMIASYRAWRTAHATERVPLAMHGMMTTVIIWILATAGLAVEVLVLILPWAFGLVPRIDPIIARTYFWWFGHPLTYFWLLPAYVLWYTVIPRVAGGKLFSDGLTRVVFVQFILFSTPVGLHHQFTDPGISSNWKLVHTFTTYAIMFPSLVTAFTVIASLENAGRTRGGTGRFGWIRMLPWRDPFFASVALSMVTFALGGFGGAINAAYAMNAMVHNTAWIQGHFHLTVGTAVALTFTGFTYYILPRLTGRAIAWPRVAMVQPYLWFIGMQFFSIPNHIVGLMGMPRRVYTGQYQDVAAAQSWIPLVNLSAIGGVILFVSAMCYVATIVVTMLVSPRGAMAAMEYAEPMTPPEPGPSLWDRLGLWMAVAAVLILIVYGPPLYRLHTMARFPSLGFSPF, encoded by the coding sequence ATGACCGCGGTCTCCCGGCTGGTCCTGGCCAACCTGTGGGTGGCGATCGCCGCGTTTGGTCTCGGCGCGATGATGGCGGTCATGCAGGCCGTCTCGCGGGCCGGCGTCCAGGTGCCGTTCGGCTCGGCGCGCATGTACTACCTGTCGGTCACGGCGCACGGCGTGCTCGAGGCGCTGGTCTTCACCACCTTCTTCATCATGGCCATTGGCTACATCGTGGCCGAGACGACGCTCGGCCGCGTGGCCGGCCAGGCCTGGGCGTGGGCCGGATTCTGGGTGGCGCTGGTCGGTACGCTCATCACCACGCTGGCGATTCTCTCGGGCACCAGCACGGTGCTCTACACGTTCTATCCGCCGCTGCTGGCGCACCCGGCGTTCTACGTCGGCGCCACGTTGCTGGTGGTCGGCTCGTGGATCTGGTGTGGCGTGATGATCGCCAGCTATCGCGCCTGGCGCACGGCGCACGCCACCGAACGGGTGCCGCTGGCGATGCACGGCATGATGACCACGGTCATTATCTGGATCCTGGCGACCGCCGGCCTGGCCGTCGAGGTCCTGGTCTTGATTCTGCCGTGGGCGTTCGGACTGGTGCCGCGCATCGATCCGATCATCGCGCGAACCTACTTCTGGTGGTTCGGCCACCCGCTCACGTACTTCTGGCTGCTGCCGGCCTACGTGCTGTGGTACACCGTGATTCCCCGCGTCGCCGGGGGCAAGCTGTTCAGCGACGGCCTCACGCGCGTGGTGTTCGTGCAGTTCATCCTGTTCTCGACCCCGGTCGGGCTGCATCACCAGTTCACCGACCCGGGCATCTCGAGCAACTGGAAGCTGGTGCACACCTTCACCACCTACGCGATCATGTTCCCGAGCCTGGTCACCGCGTTCACCGTGATCGCCTCGCTCGAGAATGCGGGTCGGACGCGCGGCGGCACCGGCCGGTTCGGGTGGATCCGCATGCTGCCGTGGCGCGACCCGTTCTTTGCCAGCGTCGCCTTGTCGATGGTGACGTTCGCCCTGGGCGGCTTCGGCGGCGCCATCAACGCCGCCTACGCCATGAACGCGATGGTCCACAACACGGCGTGGATCCAGGGACACTTCCATCTCACGGTGGGCACGGCGGTCGCGCTGACCTTCACGGGCTTCACCTACTACATCCTGCCGCGCCTGACCGGCCGCGCCATTGCGTGGCCGCGCGTGGCGATGGTCCAGCCGTACCTGTGGTTCATCGGGATGCAGTTCTTCAGCATTCCCAATCACATCGTGGGCCTGATGGGCATGCCGCGCCGCGTCTACACCGGCCAGTACCAGGACGTGGCTGCCGCCCAGTCGTGGATCCCGCTGGTCAACCTGTCGGCGATCGGCGGCGTGATCCTGTTCGTGTCGGCCATGTGCTACGTCGCCACGATCGTCGTCACCATGCTGGTGTCGCCGCGCGGGGCGATGGCCGCGATGGAGTACGCCGAGCCGATGACGCCGCCCGAGCCCGGACCGTCGCTCTGGGATCGGCTCGGGCTGTGGATGGCGGTCGCGGCCGTGTTGATCCTGATTGTCTACGGGCCGCCGCTCTATCGCCTCCACACCATGGCGCGCTTCCCGTCGCTGGGGTTCTCTCCCTTCTAG
- a CDS encoding cupredoxin domain-containing protein: protein MHVDRFERYWMWAATGMLALFLGAIVVTAIAGSAHPASHVETVDPETLHVTGEFATPGVTVRPDGGVIVVMRAEFYVFRPEVIRVPAGRPVTFRITSPDVLHGFQIVGTNVNLTVAPGYISEVTTTFARPGEYLVVCNEYCGLAHHLMQGKVVVEDAP, encoded by the coding sequence ATGCACGTTGACCGCTTCGAGCGCTACTGGATGTGGGCGGCCACGGGCATGCTCGCGTTGTTCCTCGGCGCGATCGTCGTGACCGCCATTGCCGGGTCGGCGCATCCTGCCAGCCACGTCGAGACGGTCGATCCCGAGACGTTGCACGTGACCGGCGAGTTCGCCACGCCAGGGGTCACCGTTCGGCCCGACGGCGGCGTCATCGTGGTGATGCGCGCTGAGTTCTACGTCTTCCGCCCCGAGGTAATCCGCGTGCCGGCGGGCCGGCCCGTCACCTTTCGCATTACCAGCCCCGACGTCCTGCATGGCTTCCAGATTGTCGGCACCAACGTCAACCTGACGGTGGCGCCCGGCTACATCAGCGAGGTGACCACGACCTTCGCTCGGCCCGGTGAGTATCTCGTCGTCTGCAACGAGTACTGCGGCCTGGCTCACCACCTGATGCAGGGCAAGGTCGTCGTGGAGGACGCGCCATGA